In Lonchura striata isolate bLonStr1 chromosome 3, bLonStr1.mat, whole genome shotgun sequence, the sequence GGAAATCTGAAAAAcaatcaaagaaaaaacaaaaccatgcaCACTAAATTTATTTAGTATATATCAGCCAGCAGAACCAACCACAAAATTTCTAGCAAGCTGACTACCAGAATACAGAAGATCTCTTTCAAGGATTTCTTTGTTGCCAAAAcatttatttgctttcaaattGTCTAGCAAGACCTATACAGACAAGAATGGCATAGCATAatatgcttttcattttttttaagctgcatTCTTAGAGcagtttattttcataatttagaTGGCCAGAGTTCAGCCATAATAAAGACTGAGTTTTTGAAGTACATTGTCTCACTCATCTTTACAAAAAAGTTCCTACTGAACATATTCCTGAAGACACAGAAATTAGGCAGCCAATTAAACTATATTATACCATCTATGATCCTGACTCATCATTTTGGGAGATGTACACCAAATcagctaaaattattttattgtttttcagttttaagcAATGATAGTCAATGCTTAACTTgtcaaaggcaggaaaaaacacTTAATGTTAACAAAGTTTTTATGGAAGCATTTAAAACAAATCCACTGGCAACATGCCATTCCAACCTCCTTGCCACCTAAATCCATGAAACACTGGAGAACAGATATTCACTCAAATTCACATTTCTAGTTGCAACACTGACAATGACTGCGCTGAAGATGTCACAGGTGTCAGAAACATCATCCCAACACCAGCTAGATTCCTGCTAACGTATGAGGGTGTACTGGCAGCTGTTTACCTTGCCTTAGCTAATCGCTACAGATCTATCTGTATGCTTGAAGCCAAGAGATAACTAACAAAGCAAAGGCACTTACCACCTATATCAGGATAGTCTCTCCACTCAGCACAAGAGTTAATTTGAGAGTGACTTTGTAAACCACATCTTGTGAACCTCTAACATGATATGCAGTTATGAAATACAGATACAACCATAGAGAACTGTATTTTCTccagaagaatttaaaataatacacaCTTGCAGGCAGCATCAAGCTAAAAGCCCCTAATTCTTTAGGAGAGCTTTGACCCTGAAGCACACAAAGCATTCAAAAAATGTTAATcataaaaaaatccttgtaaGCTAAACTAATGGTACCTTAAGATACTATTTTGAGGTCCAAAACTCAAAAATACTCTAATCCAAGTCAACAAAGGATTACACCAACAACAACATGTGAGCAGATTCTGAACAATACACACAGGCAAACTGCAACACCTTGATCAAGGCAGCTGTGAAACATGGACATGTGAATGTAACTTGCATCATCCAGATGTAGCAAATGCAAAGACCAGGGAAATCTCATCTTCCATAGCAAGCACATTCTCACAACTTCTATTAGTCTTGCTAACTTTTTGATCGGAAAATCAGACTACAGTAAAGCAGAAGGTTCCAAGATCTCTGCTAGGTTACCTTATCTGTGCATATTACAGTGCTGCACCAGACCTGAGGTGTTTTTCTGCCTGCCTAGAAGACCTGTTTGATACTAGTGACTTCCAAGATCAGGTTTCTAAGTTAAGTGCTGACAGCATCCAGATTATCAAAAAGCACATTAACTTGGAAAACATTTACTGTTCAAGAGCTCAAGAATCATTTCCTACAAATATACTGTGGTATCATCTGCTTTACAACTAAGTATGCCCAAAATCCTGACCTCTGATATGCTATATCACTTCCCTGACAGCTCTGTTCTCAGCATGCCACAAAGTTCTGCCGATACTTCAATGGAATCAGTCACATCAGAAACAAGCATGAGGTGTCTGGTGCTTTGTATCTGGCTGCTGTGACTGCACTTTAAACTTCATGGAGCATCACAAAAAGTTCTGCACCCTCAGTAGCACCTGGCCAAATTTTCTTGCCTGTTACCAGGTTATGAAAGCAAACAGAAGTATTCTTCACAACCCTTATCTTTGCCCCAGCCTCAGGTCTACAGATGAAGTACTTCTGGGTGAActtgctttgaaaaaaattcaCCTTTGGCAGGACTCAGCACCAACGAGAAGCTTTCAGACACTGTAAGCACCTTACCCAAGGAGGATTTAAAAGATATATTTGGAGCAGAAGTTAAACACAACTACTTAGAGTTCAGCTACCAGAGAATGCTACCAATTCTCTGAATCCCGAAAACATTGTTAAAAACATACTTGCCTATTCCTGCTGCAATGACAGGCAAGGCCAAGTCATACGTGTATAGCAAATAAGACAGCATCAAAAAGTCTACATAGCTTCggtggctgggcagcagcaccacGGGATGCTCCTGAATGGCATGTTGTAACTGAAAAAGAACAGTGCAAACAATATTGTCCCAATATTTACTGACTGTTGAAATTTGCAAATGTAGACCTGTACAGGGCTTAAGGAAAACACACCCCCATTTGCTTGAGAACTGTTTCTCTATCCACACAATCAATACCTCTTTCAGCACAGAATCCATTGGAAATTTGGAGCTGTTGTTTCCAGAGTAGCAACCTGAGGCTCACAAGCATCACAGGACTCAAAAACTAGGGGCACCCCATCATGGGATACTTTAATTCCAATCCCTTTTGATGGGGATGGGAAACCAAATTGGGGCTGTCAAGGTTGACATTGCTTAATTCCAGGGAAGGCCCTGCACCGTCCAGAACAGCAATATCCTGAAATGAAATAGGGGGACAATGGTTCCCAGAAACTGAGGAAGACCTAACACATCTCCTGCCTCAGAGGTGCAGAGTGTTTCACCACACTTAATATGAGGGTTTTGCTGAGCAGCCAGTCCACTCAGCCATGTAATATTACCCCCAATTCAGCTAAatgcattattattttataatatcaGATAGAAAACACTCTCAGTGGCTGATCTAACATAATTACAGGCACATGGTATTCCTTACCATAGGAAGCatttggaaaatataaaaaaaatcctgatagcTGTTCGCCTTTAAAACACTTACATATGATCTTTCCTCCCACATTTACTAAGAAATGCACTAATAAACAAAAGTAAGCACAAGTCAgtgcagtcttttttttttttaagagggtATTTTTCACATTCGTTATTTGTGATCAGAGCTCTTGTCCAAGTGACTGGTgtgaaaacatgaaaacattttaacttTTTCCTCCCAACAGTACTCACTCTCTGCATTCCTTCTTCATTCACACAAACTCTCTGGAAAAgctgtttaaatattttgctcAGAGTGAAGGCAAAAAATCTGACAGCTCCTAGTTGCATACGGTGGCCCATCTCATCAAGGATTTCTGTGGCTTCTTCTTGAATAATATCAGGTGATTCTCCCATTTCTTTTGCTAActaagaagaaacaaaacaacagtGACAAGTTGGTCTCTTTTCTTTGGCCATGCACACTGTTCTAATGTGCCACAGCTACTATGGGAGAACTACTGCAATAGTCCACAAGATTTTGTTTTATGTGGTAGGCATGGATCTAATCAATGTCTGGTGCCAGCCAACATGACAAAGCCAAGTTAAAGCTGctcaaaaaccaaaataacctTAGATGTCAATGGCAGGGGAAGGACGTACAACAATCCTCCCCCCATATGAATGTTTTAACTTGCAACATATTCAGAGGATATTTAAGTTAAAAGAATATTTCCTATATTATCAGTCTGAGGAAGACaatgtgctttttctttcaataGTAAAATGAAGCCTATGTTTGTAGAgacaaaatgtaaatattttaaatgcatttggaTTAGAGTTTACAAAGAACCTCAGCCGTATCACACTTCCATTTCTTTTGATATATTCCTTTGGCAATGGAGAGCTGAACTGCATACAAAGCACTATTTCTACTAACTATGCATATCaatgatttttcttctattgCCATGCACATTCCCTTTTGAAGTTCCTCAAAACTGATTTACATAATGGCCATCCCTCCAATTTGGTATTTGAATctagaaatatttaattgaaaattaagCCTTTAACTATTATGGAATAAGGAATATGACTTTTACTCAAcacagaagaggaaaggaaaggcatGCCAGAAGAAAAAGCCTCCAAAAAAGCACAACTCTGTTTGGAAGCCAGTGCTGCTTACCtattatttccattttgtgACATATAAGAAACTCCATCTCCTCCAATCTGTCTTCATATACCTCAATATTACATCTACTTGGTCAAATGTGTTTTCTTAAATGTATTACCAATTATCTTATGTACTTCCACATTAAGTTTAAACTGATTATTTTAGCTGCTTAAAGAAGCCAAAAATTGCTTCAACTGAAGTCTGTAAAAATCAGTCTTGCTTAGGAAGCCAAAGAATTCTTCTTGTTATTCAGCAGGAAGAGACTCTGTTCTCATTCACCAGCAAAAGGCTTACCATACAGTTCACTTGTGTGATTTAAGGGCAAATCCACTATGGAAATAAGAACTTCccaaaatcagaaattaaaaacccaGACCAGTTACATATAGCAATAGAAAACAAACTAATGACCTTTACTTCTCACGCTGAACTTTAGTAACTGCAACAATTTGGCACAAGAACAAATTCAAGTACGCCTGTGTGAAGCTGTgcaaaccctccctgcccaggcGGGAGGGACCCTAATCGTAGAGTGCTGGGCACATTGCCCAGGACACTCTCAGTTTGAAACTTCCAGTAACGTCTCGTGCAAAGCTAGTAACCAGGCTGCAATGGCAGGTCTGCTAACTCTCTTCAACCACTTGATACAGCCAGAAAACAGCCATCAAAATAATCTTCTATCaaaaaaacctttctttttcagaagaaaacatcACGCAAACATCTTTCTGTCAAATCCTCTGTAAAGTACTTTCTTTCAGTAAATTTTTTAGTGTCTCTagatttgagatttttttggctTTCATACTACTTAGCAATCCATAATGGAAACAGAACTACTTTGTGGTGTAGAATGACAGACTTTACTTTGTCACATTATAACACAGATCACAGccattaaaagaaacaaatagaaaaaatttACAGTAGTCTGTCAGTCAGAACTAACCAAAACATCTCACATATTTCTACACacttgcaattattttttattgctattGAAATTAGTTACCCTGCTAactaacacacacacacatatttcaGGCATTTAAATACAGTGCAAAGTATCAGCCAGCCTAACcataaaatactttatttgtTATAAAGTAATAGGTGCCCTTCATGTTAGAACAAAAAATATGGTTACATCTTAAACGGTGTTTCTAATTCAAAGAATTATCTGTAAAATAGAACTCTCATTTTAGTGAAAGTAGAATTTAGGACTTGTTCATAAATGCATCATTAACCTATAAAATTCCTACAAGACACCCTCAAAGTACAAAAACGTCTGCTAAGAAGGAGAGTGCTAATGTCTTTCACAATGTTGTTCTGTGGTGAGAACAGCAGAGtatgaggagaaagagaaaaaaagaagaagtcaGGCACACTGCATAAATTAATGAACCTGTCAGTTTTAGTGGCAactccagtattttttttcctgccaaaaGAGTTATTTATTTACTGGACCATCTTCAAAACTACAAATTACCATTTTAACAAGGTCAGCAACAATCTCTTTTTCCCTGCTGCCACATGAAGGTTGGCTGTGTTCAGTCCACCTCATCTTAGAGCTCATTGTCCAGACTCACCTGCTTGATAACATACTGAACTTGCTCTGACCGGAGAACAGCACTTTTGATGGCGTTTGGCTTGCAAGGTGAAAGGCCCTTGTAGATCACCGGGGTGTAACATTTCATGGCATATCTCAAGTCACTGGACAACCGTCTTTCCTCCAAGATATCCTCAAACTCATCTCTTTTCTTCGATGTGAGCTCTTTCTGCTAGGAACATACAAATGAAGAATGAGACACTGTCTTGAGCTATTTGGTGACTGCTTGGCTAGAGCACCACAATAATGATATGTACTACTTCTGCAGCATTTGGGGCTTCTTAGCTTCAATAATGTCTGCATGCCACAGTCTGTGACTGCAGGAACCAATATTACCTGCTTGCAAGAGTGAGCcagaaagaaactaaaaaacaaactaaaaggcaaaataaacacacacactctccccccaccaaaaaaaaaaccctcaccctAATTCCTTTAAATTGCAAAGATCCCCAAATCACCCTATGCCATATTACTTAATTCTACCTccccccctaaaatcccctcaCCCTAATCCCTTCAACTGCAAAGATCTTCCAATTGCCCTATGCCACGTTACTTAATTCCACACAACAGGAAGAAACTGAGAGAAGACATGGGCTTTTAAAGCTAAAGTGCCTTGCCTCCAGCCTCTCCATGATTAATAAGGATTAACTAGAAGACCTTTGATTCCAACTCTCACAGCTTCATTAAGACAATGCCATGATTGACATTATAAAAACCCAGTCATCAACACACAGATAATAATCCTTGCTACTTAAAAGTTGCATCTGGAGCCTTGGTGACTTGTGGCTCTCACAAATCTTGGATGTAAGCTACAGCAAACATTACCAGGGAGGAGGCTGGTCTCACTGTCAGCCACATGATTGCAATATGGTGCACACACAGGTAAAAAGAGAGCACAGCCTCTGAGTAATTTTTCACTGCTAAGCAGGAAAAACACCAGGACATCAAGAACTAATTGCAGATCCATCCTGCTGCAAAAAATTCAGACAAAACTCTTCCCTTTGAGTCAGTAGACCCTTGCACTGGAGAGAGCTATCTCCTATTATCTCCTATATCACTACAGTTTGTATGAATGACCCCTCAGTCTTCCCAAGAGTGAAACTGTATTTCTCCAAGCTTCAAACCAGCAGCAACAGCCACCAGGTAAGACAAATGGAGTAAGCCTctgttaaataaaaaatgtattagTTATGACCAAGCATATTTATTAGaagatcttaaaaataaaaatgcttatgTCTTCCTCCACAGTTCCATTTGAAAGGCAGCACTGGCAATCTTTTTATTCATTCCACCTCCTCTTTCTATATATGACCTCTGCAGAACCAAACTGATAATGAAGGATAAAACTTGCTTCACGAGCTCCTTCAATGACCTTTTCTGGTGCTGAGCAGAAAGCCTGGCCAGCAAACACAGGGGAAACACCAGCAACAGATAAACAAAATccccagcagtggcagctgggtttttgggttttcaACCTTGGGAGAGGAAGTCGGGTTTCACTGCCAGCCAACCAGAACCACATCAGCAACACTGTCAGAGCAGCTGACATTTAGTAGAGAGTAAACCTTTAGCTCCTGTCCATTCAACACCATAAGAAAATTTGgtggaacaaaacaaaacaacgcAAATCAGGAATATCTCCACTTAAGAAtgacaaaaaaatccttcaaagcCTCATCTGTATCAAAAGTCAAATTTGTTTTATTGGAGGACGCAAATCCCACTATAACATTTGACCTTCTCAAGTTCTTTTGCCCAAAACGACAGGCAAATTTTGAGATCATCCCTCTACTATAATCGCATTTAGTAATTTTATAACTTTTCTTTCCACAGCTGCAGTTCAACGAATTACCTCACAGTAACTGCAGAATAAAGCAGAAACTTTCAAAACTATTCCATACAGGTATTAAACCCAGACCTCTATTAATATAAAACTTTTAGGGGTTTTTGTCTTGTATGATTTAGCATTACAGCTTTCAACCTCTCTTCTTTCACAGCTTTCAATTGGTTAGTATTTTGCAAGAGCTGAGTAAGCTCTGTTAAGATGACTGAAAATAGTTTTTATCAGCCATCTGTTGCTGTTAGCACCTTATATCAAACTCcttgattaaaataaaacagaaataaatctcTTATGTTGTATAATGGCAAAAAATATAGCTCAGAGTAGTAGCAGAAAATATTACTTATCTCTAAGTATCACCAACTCAGATCAATATGTGACAAGTCATTGCTCACAAAATCTAAGCAACGTTTGTGTCAGTTACAAAAGTTCAAATCCTGCAATCTGCAACTACATGAAATCCAGACAAAGAAAGCCAGCACTCAGCACAGGCATTACCAGCCACATCAGCAGTCACcacactgctgcagctgttCCCCAGTGCAACTCTGGTGATCAGTCTTGCAAGGGCCATGGCCCATTGAAAAATCACCTTTCTGCCTCTGCTCTTTGTCTGAGGTTTTCAGACTTGATGTGCAACTTATTTCTCTCCATGGAAATAGTTATTGTCACGCCTTGTTCTGAAGGAGCACTGAGGGAGCCTAACCACACACCTTACCAGACACTAAAGATTTGCAACTGTGCTGTTACACCTCACAGCCAACTTACTCTTCCAGCTTCATTTGCCAGCTGGTAGAGAATACACTTAGAAAACACACTGCTGGAAACCTGGACATCAGAAAATTCAGTGACATGTACTGGTACTGTGACAGTGGTGAAGCATGGAATTTTAACAGCTGGAGTCCGGAACTCCTCTGCTTCCATAAAAGTAGGATATGCAATGAAACACGGGGCTGGCTCCCTCTCTCCCTAATCCCCTCCTCCAAATGCTTGCAGAGAGGTGGGGTTTAGCACCCCACACCCAAACCTCCTTGTCTGAGACTGCcaaaggagctgcaggaaacgAACAAGGTCAATAAAGTAATTTTCACTATGTAACACGGGAAAACCCGCTTCGGCCACTCCATCCCCACGACAACCTCCCAGCGCTGAGCTCCCCGTGGCTGGCAGGAGCGGCTGCTGCGGGGCTGAAGCCGCGCGGAGCGCCCGGCGCCCGGACAGGTGCCACGGCAGGGAGCCGCCCCGGGACACTGCCTCCGTAAGGAAGAGACACTTCCACCTCCCCTACCCGCCGGGCCTGCCGCAGCGCTCCGAGGGGAGCCCGGCGCCCGCGCCGGGAGCTCTGCCTGTCGCGACCGACACGACAGACTGCGGGAGCAGCCGAGGCGGGAAGGGGAACCGGTGACGGGAAACGGCCCggtcccgcggggcccgggaAAGGCCGCGCCCCTCCCTCCGGAGCGCGGTTCCCTTTCGCCGGGGACACAAAGCGGGGCTAAGGGATGGAGGGGCAGACTGCGCCAAGCGCCGTCATTCCCCTCAGAGAGAGCGGCACCGCCGCGGCGCGGGCGAGGCGAGCACCCCCTTCCCGCGGcaccgctcccgccgccgcctaCCGAGTACATGGGCGACCCtcgccgcgcccgcccggccgccgccgccgccgccgtcgccATGGTCCTGCGAGctccgccgcgccgccccgcgccccgctcGCCCGCCCTACCCCGTCGCGCTGCccggccgcccgccgccgcctcccgcggCGCCCatggccccgcgccgccccggcccggctgccTGGTGCGGCGCGGCGGCGGAAGGCGGGGGCACCGCGCCGTGGGCGGCGCCATGCCGGGTGCGACGGGAGCCGCCGGGGGTCACACGTcggcccgcccgcccgccgcggcaGCCATGGGACCGCGGGAGCCGCGCCGCCGGCTGGAGGCGGTGCTCGGCGCCCTCTACGACCTGGGTGGGTGCGCGGGGCCGGGACGAGCGCTGCGCCGGCACCGCGGTCCTCCccgggggccggggagggaggggaatgGAGGGGAATGGAGGGGAATGGAGGGGAGGGGGCCGGGCGTGGGCGCTCTGGAGCGGAGCTGACCCGGCTTGTGCTTGGCACAGGTGAGGAGCCCGGCGGTGCGCGGCGCGCTGCACAGGACGGCGAAGCGAGagcagcgccgccgcccgcgcacgaccgggaggaggaagaggggacACGGGAGCCGcagccggcggcgggcgggcggcgcggggcccgcGGCTTCTTCGGGGAGCTGCGGGCCGAGCTgagcgccgccccgccgccgcccgccgccccgcccgccgtgGAGGTCGTGGTGTTCCGCGGGAGGAGGCAGGAGCGGCGCGGCCCCTCGGCGGCGCCCGCCGGCGGAGCGCAGGTAGGGCCGGGACCACCGCCCCTTGCCGAGGGTGCGCGCCTGGGGCGGGAGCGCTCCCTGGCCGCGGCCGGCCCCCCAGTGTGTCCCTGTGCTGACACCACTGCCTGGAAACCCGGATGCTTTGGCGATCCGCGTGTTCACCTCGATGGCATCTGGTCCTGCTGAttccctgtggggctgctggaaaCGGGCAGGATGAAGCAGGGGAGGGGGCAGGACTTAAGACCAATTTTTTCAATTTCAGATCTCTGGATAAGAATTCTATGTTTGAAATAGGCGCatttcagcaaaataaattgATTTGCTGACATGCCTGATGTTACCGCAAGAAGTGAAAGAGATGGAAGGCCCAGgatttttgtgtgctgctcTGTTCCTGTCAGTAGCTGTGGATGTGTGGTGCCAAAACTTGCTTCTCTGGCATCGCAACAGCACTGGGCCGTTGACAAGCAGCATTTGTTCTTGGAGGATCGGTGTTGGGTAGTCAGTGGGAGAAGGCATGACAGCATTACACCTCAGTCTTCTAGTTTGGTTTGTTGCTGCTGAACTGCTTTGCACTACCAAAAACTGTAGCTGAGTTCCTTCAGCAGAGAGGTCTGGATAGGTTTGACTGGAAGCTGAGCAGAGCGGTTGATTGGTTTCCAAATTTTATAGCTTCACTGGTTGTTTTCAGTTGCCTTTGTGGCCATAGCATCCAAAGCCCATTCTAAACTAAGCTCTGATGGGCCGACATATGGCTGTCTTGAATTCAGAGAGACTTACTGATATTGGGGGGTTGATTGCTTGGAATTGGGGACTTAAGAGACTCAAGCAGTTGTTTGAATCCATAAActtttgtgctttttccagCATGTTTTCTTCTACAATTGTTCTTAAGTTTTTTATAGCTGGAGTTTTTTACCTGAAAATACTGGTGCTATGCTTGTTAGCAAAATGTTCTAAAGATAACTGGCTTTATTTTGTGGTTGAAATTGCAATTCTCTGTAGAAGCctttgcagagctgggaggagtTTGGCTGTGGTGGAtgcagagggaagccctggtgTAACCCTTGGGCCTGAACCTGTGATTCACTGTGCCCTGAGGTCCTGGAGAGTGAAACAAAAATGCATGAAATCTATTTTAGTTCAGCTTTAACACTTATGTAGTACTCCTGTTTCTCTGAGTGAATTGTATCTTTGGGAGCAAATGGGGAAGGTGAACAGGGTAATCTCTTGAACAGATGGCCATTTGCCTGCCTGCATCAGCGTGCTTGGGAGTGGGCAGAGCGTCCACTCAGAGAGGTGGCTCAGCACATCTTCCCTGAAATCAGAAAGCAGACAGTCTAAAATAACCCTGGGAGATTTGTAActgctccacagtgtcccataCGGGACACTCCTGTAGCAAGCAAGCATGGAACTCTCTCCCTGGGAATTTTGTGCTTCTTTTTCACTCTAGGATACAGTGTGTTTCCCCTGGAGAGTGCCTCTCCAAACTGAGAACTGCTGATGGAAGGTGTCTGTGTAAATCATGGAGTAGGGAAGATACAGTTTTCACTGAGCTCATTTTGAGCAAGTCCTTTCTTCAGCCTGCGCTAAGTGGGTTCTGCTGTTCACTGGCAGTGCACCCTTTGGAGCTGTTTCTCTGGCATTAGTGAAGCTGGATATAGACACTAATATATGTCCATGCAGTTATGAGGAATTAAGCTTATTTTACATATTGCCCCAGCTGTGAGTACATGCACTATTACCACTGCACTGTCTCAAACAAAATGACTTAAAATTTGTGAGCTATCCTACATTAACTGTTTTGTATGGAAGTACAAATATGAGTGATACATAGCTCACATGTGGCAGTTTTTCTCTTACTTACCTAGAAAAATGCCACTGAAACTATCTCTTTTAACAGCTCCTGGTAATAAAGCTAGAAAAAGATGCTGCTGGAAACCTGTGTATTACTCCATACAACTGACTTTGCATTTCACTGCTTTTCAAAAAGCTATTCCAGTCAGCATTTAAACTAGTGTTACTTGTCATattaatttgaaatgttttgttttgtttatagaCCCAAATAGtgaatgaagagaaaaatgcagTCAGACAAGAATTTAACTTCGAAAAGGTAAGTCAGTGGGATCAGACTAATGTCACTAGTTTAGTGTACAGTTATGTGTACATGTATGCTTCAGAAAGTTATGGTGGGACTGATGGGAAACCCTTCCAGAAATGCTTAAGTGAGGATTGTAGGTGAGGATTTCCTAACAGGAAATCTTTCTTGTAGCTGAGGATTTCCTAATAGGTAATTCTGGCTACATGCCACACCAAAGGAGGAATAGGCTGGCAGCAATCAGCTGCTCCATATGGAGAGAGGTGTGTTACAATTTCATGGCTTTCTTTCTGATCTTGCAATTTGAGGAGGATGCCTAAAGGTGCTTGAATTTCCATAATGTTTAGCATAGTTCTTTCAGCTCTATAGCGTTAAATCTCTGACATCTCatgtgggaaggaaaaaaaaagtgtattggCATCTGTTCTTGAAACaacaaatgactttttgcatttgtctttttattttcatctgttCTTATATGAGCATAACTAGGATTGGCCACCTTAGCTACTAATTTGTTTATGGATCTatgcaatttattttatgtGCCTAATTGCTGCTCAGGGATGTGTTATGATCCAGTGGAATCTCTCTCTGGAGATTCAGCATGGAGCTGTCTACTGCTAAGAAGGGTGGGGATTTAATCACTGAATTGAAAAAGATTATGGATTCATTAGTGGTTTTGCCAAGGTACGCTCGTATAGTGTTAACCCTACCTATGTGTGTAGTCCAACCACCATCTGCTCATCCATGCTTCTCAGTGGTTAAGTGCTCATTTTCTACATGGAGGAAATCTGTTCCACATGTTACTTTATGTGAAATGAGGAGAATTGAAAGTTGTCACCCTGACAGCCCTCACCATCCAGAGATTTAGTTGGACAGTGGTTAACTGCTCTGCAGTATAGCTCTGAACTCAGTTTTATTTCATAGCACGCCAATTTCCAGTATTAGCCAGGATTTCCTCAGGTGTATGACTTTGTTGCACTCTGTCAGGCATTGCTTTACAACAGGTTGGACATTATGAAATGCC encodes:
- the FSAF1 gene encoding 40S small subunit processome assembly factor 1, with the protein product MPGATGAAGGHTSARPPAAAAMGPREPRRRLEAVLGALYDLGEEPGGARRAAQDGEARAAPPPAHDREEEEGTREPQPAAGGRRGARGFFGELRAELSAAPPPPAAPPAVEVVVFRGRRQERRGPSAAPAGGAQTQIVNEEKNAVRQEFNFEKARLEVHKFGITGYKKQEQRVWEQERAIMLGAKPPKKTHVNYRTYQEKLKEKKAATDADKEKEHKGDSIKKKRKQKEQERKAKRKKSVPSIWPAGQVGKFRNGTLILQSRDIKKIKSSKVSK